A single window of Symphalangus syndactylus isolate Jambi chromosome 4, NHGRI_mSymSyn1-v2.1_pri, whole genome shotgun sequence DNA harbors:
- the ATOH7 gene encoding transcription factor ATOH7, which translates to MKSCKPSGLPAGARVAPPCAGGAECAGTCAGAGRLESAARRRLAANARERRRMQGLNTAFDRLRRVVPQWGQDKKLSKYETLQMALSYIMALTRILAEAERFGSEQDWVGLHCEHFGRDHYLPFPGAKLPGESELYSQRLFGFQPEPFQMAT; encoded by the coding sequence ATGAAGTCCTGCAAGCCCAGCGGACTGCCGGCGGGAGCGCGCGTTGCACCCCCGTGCGCGGGCGGTGCCGAGTGCGCGGGCACGTGCGCCGGGGCCGGACGGCTGGAGAGCGCGGCGCGCAGGCGCCTGGCGGCCAACGCGCGCGAGCGCCGCCGCATGCAGGGGCTCAACACGGCCTTCGACCGCTTACGCAGGGTGGTGCCCCAGTGGGGCCAGGATAAAAAGCTGTCCAAGTACGAGACCCTGCAGATGGCACTGAGCTACATCATGGCCCTGACCCGGATCCTGGCCGAGGCCGAGCGATTCGGCTCGGAGCAGGACTGGGTGGGTCTCCACTGTGAGCACTTCGGCCGCGACCACTACCTCCCGTTCCCGGGCGCGAAGCTGCCGGGCGAGAGCGAGCTGTATAGCCAGAGACTTTTCGGCTTCCAGCCCGAGCCCTTTCAGATGGCCACCTAG